One Dysosmobacter welbionis DNA segment encodes these proteins:
- the mobQ gene encoding MobQ family relaxase — protein MPPIDFCHIPVSIIKRSAGRSAVAAAAYRSGTKLTNEWDGMTHDYTRKGGIVHAEIMLPAHAPPEFADRSILWNSVEQIEKARDSQLAREIEAALPRELSGEEQLALVRAYVKDNFVDKGMCADFAIHDKGTGNPHVHIMLTLRPLKENGQWGAKCRKAYDLDENGQRIPDGKGGWKNHREDTTDWNDKGNVEIWRAAWAACTNRALEAAGHPALVDHRSYKRQGIDKIPSVHLGPAASQMEKRGIRTDKGEVNRQIAADNKLLKEIKARITRLYLWSKDEAEKPQTQQSSLTALWEAQQQLNAPRTRTGKIRALQESAALFSFLQANGIQSMQQLHEKIADMNSRYYDLRGKIVKAERRITTLTERGEMWKQYNQYKSIHKQFAKVKPEKREQFEQRHSRELILYDAAARYLKELKDSGEAITPKAWQLEIDQLAAGKQTDTLAMKAMREDLKAVERLRKTAEQLSRQELDKPHDREPER, from the coding sequence GTGCCACCCATAGATTTCTGTCATATCCCCGTCAGTATTATCAAGCGCAGCGCAGGCCGTTCTGCTGTTGCCGCAGCTGCTTACCGCAGCGGAACCAAGCTGACAAATGAATGGGACGGCATGACCCACGACTACACCCGGAAAGGCGGCATTGTTCATGCGGAGATCATGCTGCCTGCCCACGCGCCGCCGGAATTTGCAGACCGATCTATCCTCTGGAACAGCGTGGAGCAAATCGAGAAAGCAAGGGACAGCCAGCTTGCCCGCGAGATTGAAGCAGCCCTGCCCCGTGAACTGTCCGGCGAAGAGCAGCTTGCCCTTGTGCGTGCCTATGTGAAGGACAACTTTGTAGACAAAGGAATGTGCGCCGACTTTGCTATCCATGACAAGGGAACCGGCAACCCTCATGTCCATATCATGCTGACGCTCCGGCCTCTGAAAGAAAATGGACAGTGGGGCGCAAAGTGCCGCAAGGCATACGACCTGGACGAAAACGGCCAGCGTATCCCGGACGGGAAAGGCGGCTGGAAGAACCACCGGGAGGACACCACCGACTGGAACGACAAAGGAAATGTGGAGATTTGGCGGGCGGCATGGGCGGCCTGCACCAACCGGGCATTGGAGGCCGCCGGTCATCCCGCCCTGGTAGACCACCGCAGCTACAAGCGGCAGGGCATTGATAAGATTCCCTCTGTCCATCTGGGGCCAGCCGCCAGCCAAATGGAAAAGCGCGGCATCCGCACCGACAAGGGTGAAGTAAACCGGCAGATCGCCGCCGACAACAAGCTGCTGAAAGAAATCAAAGCCCGCATTACCCGTCTTTATCTCTGGTCGAAAGACGAAGCGGAAAAACCACAAACGCAGCAAAGCAGCTTGACCGCCTTGTGGGAAGCCCAGCAGCAGTTGAACGCTCCCCGCACCCGCACCGGCAAAATCCGGGCTTTGCAGGAAAGCGCTGCACTATTCAGCTTTTTACAGGCAAACGGCATCCAGTCTATGCAGCAGCTTCATGAAAAAATCGCTGATATGAACAGCCGTTACTATGACCTGCGGGGAAAGATCGTCAAGGCCGAGCGCCGGATCACTACCCTTACCGAGCGCGGGGAGATGTGGAAACAGTACAACCAGTACAAGTCCATCCACAAGCAGTTTGCCAAAGTAAAGCCGGAAAAACGGGAACAGTTTGAACAGCGCCACAGCCGGGAACTGATTCTGTATGACGCAGCGGCCCGGTATCTGAAAGAACTGAAAGACAGCGGCGAGGCAATCACCCCAAAGGCATGGCAGCTGGAAATTGACCAGCTGGCCGCTGGAAAGCAGACGGACACGCTTGCCATGAAAGCCATGCGGGAGGATTTGAAAGCAGTGGAACGGCTCCGCAAAACCGCCGAGCAGTTGTCCCGACAGGAACTGGACAAACCTCACGACCGGGAACCGGAGCGGTAA